The Patescibacteria group bacterium genomic interval TTAAAACTGCTGGATATTCTGGCCGAAGAAAAACAGACCGAACCGCCGCACCGCTACACCGAAGCCGGCCTGGTCAAAGAACTGGAAAAACGCGGCATCGGCCGTCCTTCCACTTATGCCTCTATTATTGACACCGTTATTAAGCGCGGTTACGTCACCAAAGAACAAAAATCACTCAAAGTAACAGAGATCGGCGAGTTGGTGGATGACTTTTTGGAAAAAAACTTCGGCGACTACATCTCTGACACCTTTACCGCGGAAATGGAAAACCAACTGGATGAAATCGCCCGAGGCCAAGACACTTATATCAAAACCCTGAAAGATTTTTACAGTCCCTTTACTGAAACGGTCAAAAGCAAAAAATCCATCCCTAAAATCACTGATTTAGGCGATGCGCCGGCTGATATCAAATGCCCGGAGTGCGGAGCAAAAATGAAAATAAAACTGGGACGCGGCGGCAAATTCTACTCTTGCGAACGCTTCCCCGATTGTCAAGGCGCTTTGACCATGGAGGGCAAGGTCTTGGAACCGCCCAAAGACACAGGTGAAATCTGTCCTAAATGCGGCAAGGGCAAACTGATTGAACGCGAAGGCAAATACGGCAAATTCATTGCCTGCTCCAATTATCCCAAATGCAAATTCATCAAAAAAGACGAGGTGGCCGAGGCGGAACGCATGAAGGCCGCCGATACCGGCGTGCAATGCCCGGAATGCAAAAAGGGCACGATGATAGAAAAACGCGGTCGCTTCGGCGTCTTCTACGGTTGCAGTAATTATCCGGAATGCAAAAATATCGTCAAAGCCAAACCCACGGGCAAGCTCTGCCCGCAATGCGGCAAGCTGATGATGGAAGGAACCAAAACTATTCCGGAAAGATGTTCAGACAAAAACTGCCCTAACCATAATCCGCAAAAACTCAAAAAATAATATTTGCTACGTAGCATGTTACGTAACATGCAGATAACAAAATCCCGCCGGCCGGCGGGATTTTTTGAAATTAAAAAAGACGCAAAGATCGACCGAAGCCGCTCTTTGCGCCTTAATAATGAGCGTCGTTCCTGCGAAATCAGGGACCAAAATCCAAAAATCAGATCAATGACCGAGCTCGACATTACCCGATGAGCAGAAGCCCGCTGGAAAAATCGCAAAACGTGTAAGCCAAGTCGTCGATGCGACCGAGGACGAGACAGTCATCGCGGGCCTCGAAGTAGAGCGAATACGCTGGCGACTGTAAAGTATTGGACGCGCAATCATTGCCAGGGACACGATGGTCGCGAGCCATTACATCAGGATAGCCGATAATGGCGTGGCCGTGAATGATGACGTCCGGCAGGACGAACCTCAGGCCTTGCGGTAGCGTCTCCATCTGCCTGCGAGCATCGAGGATGGACCACGACCGCAAAGCATCCGGGAAATACGCCGCCACGACCGGACCGGCGTCCATGGCTTCGAGGAACAATCTGAAGTTGATCTCGGGCACATAGTTGACCTGATGTTTGACCTGTCTAGCTATATTGAACGGCCGTCCTGCGAATTGGCCTTCATAGGCAGACCTGACGCCAGCGAGCACTGTGTTTTCCAGATACGTACCCAAGTCAATCTTGATCGCGCCAGCAGCAAAAACGAGTGGCAAGCACGGACCGTTGAGAATATTACACACGTCCTCACGGCCGCTGACGGTTTCGATGATCGCCATGAAGCGAAAGTAGAAATCATTGAGTTGGGGCAGTTCGGAACCCGCTGGCAAATGCCTCTTGAACTGACTCAGGGCCTGGGCGAAACGCGACTTGCCGAAAAACTGCGGTACAACAAATCGGAAATCCCAATTGGGCGTGTTGGCCTGATTATTGAGGTCATTATAAGGAATACGGACTCCGTTTTCGTCAAACAAACTGGGTTGCTTGGTCATGATCGTTCTCCTATTTACCTCGCCAATTTCTTGACGTAGGCCCGGTGTTAGTTTGGGGCCATTCCCCCTTCTTTTTTGGATTGTTTTATAGGTACTGCCACCACTAAGCCGACTGGGCCAAGCGGATTGCTTCCAATTTATGGAATATATAATTGTAGCATATCTATTACAATTTGTCAATAGTTATAACAAAAAAGTCTAATTTTAGATATTTATTTATAAAAAATAAACAAAAAATATAACACTTAATAGACAGCCGACTGTTTATTGCTTATAATAAGCTTACACCAATATGGCTATCCTTAATCCGCAAAAAGAGTTTGATAAACTGCTCAAAACCGTTCAGGAAAAACAGATCGGCGGTGATTTGGATATGTTAAAGCTAGCTTATGACTTCGCTTCCGAAGCTCATAAAGGGCAAATGCGCGCCTCCGGCAACCCCTACATCGTTCATCCGCTGGCGACCGCCCAAAAATTAGCGGAGATGAATTTGGACTTGACGACGATTATTGCCGGCCTGCTCCATGACATTCCCGAAGATACTGATGTAACACTACAAGAAATAGAAAAAAATTTCGGTCCGGAAGTATCTCAATTAGTTGAGGGTATCACTAAGCTGGGCAAACTCAAATACCGCGGTATGGAACGCTACGCCGAGAATCTGCGCAAGATGTTCGTAGCCATGTCAGATGACATCAGGGTTATCCTAATAAAATTCGCCGATCGCTTGCATAACCTGAAAACTTTGGACGCTCTGCCCGCGGACAAACGCTTCCGCATCGCCAAAGAGACCCTGGAGATCTATGCACCCATCGCTGATCGTCTGGCTATCGGGCAAATCAAAGGCGAGCTGGAAGATCTATCCTTCCCCTATGTTTATCCTGAAGATTACAAATGGATTACTGCGATTATTCCGCACGAATATAAAATCAAAGAAAAATACTTGCAAGAAGTCAAAGACAAAGTTAAGAAAAAATTAGCGGAAGAAGGAATCACGATTGATGAAATTTCCATCCAAGGCCGCACCAAGCATCTTTACTCGCTATACAAAAAACTTTTGCGACCGCATATCAACCGCGATTTGTCCAAAATATACGATCTAATCGCCTTGCGCCTGATTGTGCCGACCCTTACCGATTGTTACAGCGCCTTGGGAGTCCTGCACAGCGTTTACCGGCCCATGCCCGGACGCATTAAGGATTATATCGCTAATCCCAAACCTAACGGCTACCAATCACTGCACACCACTGTCTTCACTGATGATGGGGAAATCGTGGAATTCCAAATCCGCACCAGAAAAATGCACGAACAAGCCGAATACGGAATTGCCGCCCATTGGAGTTACAAAGAAGACGGGGGCAAAACCGGCAACACTAACTTAAAATGGCTGAGCGAACTGGTGAAGTGGCAGAAAAAAGTCAAAGACAACGATCAATTCCTGCAAACCGTCAAGTTGGACGTCTTTCAAAACCGCATTTTCGTTTTCACGCCTCACGGCGATGTCATTGACTTGCCGGAAGGCGCTACACCGGTTGATTTTGCCTATCATGTCCATAGCTCTCTGGGCGATAAGTGCGTCGGCGCCAAGGTTAACGATCAGTTGGTCAGTTTGGGCTATCAGCTTAAATCCGGCGATATCGTAGAAATCATTACGGACAAAAACCGCAAAACTCCCAACGCCGACTGGATGGAAACAGTCAAGACTTCCATGGCCAAAAGTAAAATCAGAGCGGCTATCAATAAGCTAAAAAAATAAAAGACCGCGGAAGCGGCCTTTTATAATTTTTATAATATTTAAAGTTAAGAGATTTTGTTGACTATGCTGCGCAGTTCTTCATTGGAAAAAAACTTAATGGTAATCTGTCCCACCCCGCCATGGCGCCTGATCTCTATCTTGGTGCCCAAGGCCGAAGCTAAATCTTCCTCCATTTGTTTTGTTTCCGGATCAAATGATACTTTGCGCAAATTCCTCTTGACGACAATGACTTTGGCCGCCTTTTCGGCTTCGCGCACGCTCATCTTGTTCTCCAGTATTCGCTGTAAGCCGTCAAACTGCTCATCCTGAGGCAGTCCGGCCAAGGTACGCGCATGCCCTTCAGACAACCGGCCGTCAACAATCGCCTCTTTGACTTCCGGTATCAAATTCAGTAAACGCAAACTGTTAGCTACGGAGGAAGTGCTTTTGCCGACTTTTTTGGCCAACTCCGCTCGACTAAGATTGAATTCATCCTCTAATTTCTTATAAGCCATGGCCACCTCCAGCGAATTCAAATCCTCGCGCTGCAGATTCTCAATCAAAGCCAACTCCATTTTTTTCTGTTCGCTTACCTCGCGGATAATCGCCGGAACTGTCCTAAGGCCGGCCAGCTTGCCGGCCTTAAGGCGGCGTTCGCCGGCAATCAACTCATAGTCTTCGCCGCGCTTAGTAACGATTAACGGCTGAATTATGCCATGTTCCCTAATAGACTCTGCTAATCCTTCCAACGCTTCCGCGTCAAAACTCTGCCGCGGTTGATGCGGATTAGGCAATATCTTCTCAACCGGCAGTTGATTGATTCTTTCGTGGCTTTCAATCACTTCTTTAATTGTCGGATCGATCAAGCCGATGTTGCTGTCGGATTTTTTGCCGGCAGGTATAAGTGAACCCAGGCCGCGGCCCAAGCCAGAAGGACGGGTGGACATAAAATTTAAATTTATATTCTATCTATATCATTCCCGCGTAGGCGGGCAAATCGTAATTATTTTTCAGTCAAATACACAAACTCGCGAGCTAAGCGTTCGTAAGCCTTAGCCCCCTTAGATTTAGGGTCGTACCCCAAAATAGTCTTGCCATGACTGGGTGCTTCTGATAAACGCACACTGCGAGGGATTACTGTGCGGAATATTTGATTGGGAAAATAATTATACAACTCACTTAAAACATCATTAGCCAGCTTGAAACGACTGTCATACATCGTCAGAACCACACCCAAGATATCCAATTCCGGCTTAAGATTTTCGCGGATTAAACCGATGGTATCAACTAACTGGCCCAAGCCCTCCAAGGCAAAATATTCGGCTTGCACTGGAATCATCAATTTATCGGCCGCAGTTAGGCCGTTTAAAGTCAAAAGCCCCAATGATGGCGGACAGTCAATGATAATATAATCATAGTTTTTCTTGACTTCCAATAAATTATCATAAAGCCGGAATTCACGGCGGTCAAGATTGACAAATTCCACGTTGGCGCCGGCCAAAGAAGTAGTGGAGGGGGCCAGATGATAATTTTCATGGCCGGTTTCTACGGCTACATCAGAAAAAGAGTAGGGACCGGTTAAAACCTCATACACGCCACGGTCTAAATTCTTGGCTACGCCCAAATGCGAAGTAGCGTTGGACTGAGGATCAAGATCAACCAAAAGCACGCGTTTACCCAGGCGGCTTAAAAACGCGGCTAAATTAACGGAGGTGGTGGTCTTGCCGACTCCGCCTTTTTGATTAACAACGGAAATTACTTGTCCCATAACGGATTAATTATAACACAAAATTACTGAGCGGGCAAAATAAAAAAAATAAAAGCCAGCGTAATGCTGACATTTCATTCCAGTAGCAGGGGGCGGATTTGAACCGCCGACCAAAGGCTTATGAGTCCTCTGCTCTACCACTGAGCTACCCTGCCCTAACCAATCACTGATTAATAATTACTAATTACGAATATAATTATTTTAATTCGTAATTTGAAATCCGTAATTTGTAATTGACATTTGTTGCGGGGGGCGGATTCGAACCGCCGACCTCTTGGTTATGAGCCAAGCGAGCTGCCGGACTGCTCTACCCCGCGATAATATTTTATTTTCCATCTCTCCCTAAATAGATGAGATTGATGTGCCCGAGGAGAGACTCGAACTCTCACATATTGCTATACACGATTTTGAGTCGTGCGCGTCTACCAGTTCCGCCACTCGGGCAATTTAGACTTTATTTATTTTATACTATTTTTTGAAAATTGTCAAATATTTCAAGGTTTGATATAATTAAGTCATTGCAAATCTGCTTATTCCAAGTATATTGTCAACTAAACAGGCAAACCAAAACCATATGTTTATAACCGTACACGCGGCCGCTTCAGCTGTTATTGGCAAGGAAATCGCCAACCCCTTTATTGCTTTTGTCATCAGCTTCGTCCTGCATTTTATCTTTGACATCATCCCACATGGCGACAAAGATTATTGTACCCGGTTTTTCGGCTTGCAATTCAAGCGCGCCAGCGAGGAAGCAAAATTCAAATCCATGGCCTTATACAGTTTGATTGATACTGTAATCCTGGTTTTTTTCTTACTCTATTTGTTTAAAAACTTCACTTGGGCCAAGGATGACAGTGTTATCTGGGCGATTATCGGCGGCATTATTCCCGACTTCATTGTGGCACTCTATATGCTGACCAAGTCCCGCTGGCTTAAAGGCTTCTTCGTTTTCCACCATGAAAACCATAGTTTGATCAAACGAGATTTTTCTCTTTACGCCGGCATGATTTTCCAAGCCGTAATCCTTCTTGGCTTAATCTCATCTCTTTACCTGCTGTAACCCCTCCAATAATTCCTTTGTCTGTTGCGCGCATTTATCCCAAGTAAACTCTCGGGATTTTTGTTTTCCTTTTTCTGCCAACTGCTGTCGAAAATTTTCGACAGTAATTACTTTTTTAATCGCTAAACATATCTCTTCTTCTTTTAAGGGGTTCACATAGAGCACCGCTTCTCCGCCAATCTCCGGCAAAGAACCGGCGTCGGAAGTTATAACCGGCAAGCCACAAGCCATCGCCTCTGCCACCGGCAAGCCGAATCCCTCATACAAACTCGGAAAAACAAACACCTCAGCGTGGCTTAATAATTCATGTTTTCTTTCTGGCGTAACATAGCCCAGATACTTTATCGCTTCTTCCTGCAATTCAGCGTTAGCTTGTCTTAATCCTCTGAATATCTCTTCATTCTTCCAGCCGTTTTTACCGGCCAGAATTAATTTTAAGTCACGCGCCACCGGCTCTTCCTGCTTAAGTTTTTTAAACGCCCCGATCAATCGCGTCAGGTTTTTCCGCGGTTCAATAGTACCCAGATACAAAATATATTTCTCTTTGCCTTTTTGATAAGTCGCTTCTCTGTCGGCCACGCCCTCATAGATCACCTCAATCTTTTCTGGCGCAATGCCAAATAGCTTAATAATATCTCGTTTAGTACTGTTAGAAACGGCGATAATCTTATCTGCTTGTTTTAAGGATTGCGGTACCAAATA includes:
- a CDS encoding RelA/SpoT family protein; translation: MAILNPQKEFDKLLKTVQEKQIGGDLDMLKLAYDFASEAHKGQMRASGNPYIVHPLATAQKLAEMNLDLTTIIAGLLHDIPEDTDVTLQEIEKNFGPEVSQLVEGITKLGKLKYRGMERYAENLRKMFVAMSDDIRVILIKFADRLHNLKTLDALPADKRFRIAKETLEIYAPIADRLAIGQIKGELEDLSFPYVYPEDYKWITAIIPHEYKIKEKYLQEVKDKVKKKLAEEGITIDEISIQGRTKHLYSLYKKLLRPHINRDLSKIYDLIALRLIVPTLTDCYSALGVLHSVYRPMPGRIKDYIANPKPNGYQSLHTTVFTDDGEIVEFQIRTRKMHEQAEYGIAAHWSYKEDGGKTGNTNLKWLSELVKWQKKVKDNDQFLQTVKLDVFQNRIFVFTPHGDVIDLPEGATPVDFAYHVHSSLGDKCVGAKVNDQLVSLGYQLKSGDIVEIITDKNRKTPNADWMETVKTSMAKSKIRAAINKLKK
- a CDS encoding ParB/RepB/Spo0J family partition protein → MSTRPSGLGRGLGSLIPAGKKSDSNIGLIDPTIKEVIESHERINQLPVEKILPNPHQPRQSFDAEALEGLAESIREHGIIQPLIVTKRGEDYELIAGERRLKAGKLAGLRTVPAIIREVSEQKKMELALIENLQREDLNSLEVAMAYKKLEDEFNLSRAELAKKVGKSTSSVANSLRLLNLIPEVKEAIVDGRLSEGHARTLAGLPQDEQFDGLQRILENKMSVREAEKAAKVIVVKRNLRKVSFDPETKQMEEDLASALGTKIEIRRHGGVGQITIKFFSNEELRSIVNKIS
- a CDS encoding ParA family protein, with protein sequence MGQVISVVNQKGGVGKTTTSVNLAAFLSRLGKRVLLVDLDPQSNATSHLGVAKNLDRGVYEVLTGPYSFSDVAVETGHENYHLAPSTTSLAGANVEFVNLDRREFRLYDNLLEVKKNYDYIIIDCPPSLGLLTLNGLTAADKLMIPVQAEYFALEGLGQLVDTIGLIRENLKPELDILGVVLTMYDSRFKLANDVLSELYNYFPNQIFRTVIPRSVRLSEAPSHGKTILGYDPKSKGAKAYERLAREFVYLTEK
- a CDS encoding glycosyltransferase family 1 protein, yielding MRIGIDCRTLVASAGIGEYGRQLVKNLLIQDKHNHYVLFLNEDEKLPPEIVAGDYEIKRFPLSRYRRYLPFFYSQLIVGKLINRQKLDVCLFPANIIPLGYRGQAVVTIHDLAVYLYPELFLDRLINFDRRYLVPQSLKQADKIIAVSNSTKRDIIKLFGIAPEKIEVIYEGVADREATYQKGKEKYILYLGTIEPRKNLTRLIGAFKKLKQEEPVARDLKLILAGKNGWKNEEIFRGLRQANAELQEEAIKYLGYVTPERKHELLSHAEVFVFPSLYEGFGLPVAEAMACGLPVITSDAGSLPEIGGEAVLYVNPLKEEEICLAIKKVITVENFRQQLAEKGKQKSREFTWDKCAQQTKELLEGLQQVKR